A genome region from Baekduia alba includes the following:
- a CDS encoding ABC transporter permease, whose protein sequence is MTALVTSIARMQRRWPVLQLLALVLLFVYGSATLDGFAGTQSIRPMLVLAALLGLAAAGQTLVIIVGGLDFSVAGFIALGAIMVSELCGTYHWAFPFALALIVAIAATLGGAAGWICYRYRIASLIVTLAMGSIAAGGVVAWTHGTVTGAPPAFLSDIVGPNATTLGLSVSPIVAIWVLFAGAMAVLLHRTRAGRWTYATGASSRAASLALVPTGGVWAAVFAASATMSALVGILLAGFSGATQTLGDPYLFEGLTAVILGGTAFMGARGDYTHTVVGALMLTELTTILVGRGYDPADQQIIFGVLILLAVAGYGRSDRLRDRV, encoded by the coding sequence GTGACCGCACTCGTGACGTCGATCGCGCGCATGCAGCGGCGATGGCCGGTGCTGCAGCTGCTGGCGCTCGTGCTGCTCTTCGTCTACGGCTCGGCGACGCTCGACGGGTTCGCCGGGACCCAGAGCATCCGCCCGATGCTGGTGCTCGCGGCACTGCTCGGTCTCGCGGCCGCCGGACAGACGCTCGTGATCATCGTCGGCGGCCTCGACTTCTCGGTGGCGGGCTTCATCGCGCTTGGAGCGATCATGGTCAGCGAGCTCTGTGGCACGTACCACTGGGCCTTCCCGTTCGCGCTCGCGCTGATCGTCGCGATCGCGGCCACGCTTGGCGGGGCAGCCGGATGGATTTGCTACCGCTACCGCATCGCTTCGCTGATCGTGACCCTCGCCATGGGGTCGATCGCGGCGGGTGGAGTCGTCGCCTGGACGCACGGGACCGTGACCGGCGCACCGCCGGCTTTTCTCTCGGACATCGTCGGCCCGAACGCGACCACGCTCGGACTATCGGTCAGTCCGATCGTCGCCATTTGGGTCCTCTTTGCGGGCGCGATGGCGGTGCTGCTGCACCGCACCAGGGCCGGGCGTTGGACCTATGCGACCGGTGCCAGCTCGCGAGCTGCGTCGCTGGCGCTCGTTCCGACAGGGGGCGTCTGGGCGGCGGTCTTCGCCGCCAGCGCGACGATGTCCGCGCTCGTGGGAATCCTGCTCGCGGGGTTCTCCGGCGCCACCCAGACGCTCGGCGACCCATACCTGTTCGAAGGTCTGACGGCGGTGATCCTCGGTGGCACCGCGTTCATGGGGGCGCGTGGCGACTACACACATACGGTCGTCGGCGCGCTCATGCTCACCGAGCTCACCACGATTCTGGTTGGCCGCGGCTACGACCCTGCCGACCAGCAGATCATCTTCGGCGTTCTCATCCTGCTCGCTGTGGCCGGCTACGGCCGCAGCGACAGGCTTCGGGATCGCGTGTAG
- a CDS encoding ABC transporter permease, translating to MTEALGFLRGRSYLFALLLTIALFIANVIAQPHFANPDNWPQQLATLAPVMLVALASTPAILSGGGGIDISVGPLAVLCNVLLVHTLLPHGIDSAWANVAILAAFGLAVGTINGLLVAVLRYEPVIATLCMFFVINGINLKVGATPKAAGSNWTTSLADQVGPVPGAVLVIGAAVVIWLLLGRTAYHRALYAVGGNDATAFSAGVNVAATRVIAYAIGGVFAAFAGIALTALVQASEAGASASYALVGITAVALGGTPLYGGRGGMVGSALGAIVLYLIQTFLGALSVAPEWLPVVYGGMLLLGVVVGSRAAAPRIATRQTAATA from the coding sequence ATGACTGAGGCGCTCGGGTTCCTCCGGGGAAGGTCCTACCTGTTTGCGCTGCTCCTCACGATCGCGCTCTTCATCGCAAACGTGATCGCCCAGCCGCACTTCGCGAACCCGGACAACTGGCCTCAGCAGTTGGCGACCCTCGCGCCGGTGATGCTGGTGGCGCTCGCCTCGACGCCGGCGATCTTGTCCGGCGGCGGCGGAATCGACATCTCGGTCGGTCCACTCGCGGTGCTGTGCAACGTCCTGCTCGTCCACACCCTCCTGCCGCACGGCATCGACTCCGCCTGGGCGAACGTCGCGATTCTTGCTGCGTTCGGGCTCGCGGTCGGGACGATCAACGGTCTCCTCGTTGCGGTGCTGCGCTACGAGCCGGTGATCGCGACCCTCTGCATGTTCTTCGTCATCAACGGCATCAACCTCAAGGTCGGCGCGACTCCGAAGGCGGCCGGGAGCAACTGGACGACGTCGCTGGCCGATCAGGTCGGGCCAGTGCCTGGCGCCGTGCTCGTGATCGGCGCTGCCGTCGTGATTTGGCTGCTGCTGGGGCGCACGGCCTACCACCGCGCGCTGTACGCCGTGGGTGGCAACGACGCGACCGCATTTTCGGCCGGTGTGAACGTGGCGGCGACGCGGGTCATCGCGTACGCGATCGGCGGCGTCTTCGCCGCCTTCGCCGGGATCGCGCTCACGGCACTCGTCCAAGCAAGTGAAGCCGGAGCAAGTGCGAGCTACGCCCTCGTTGGCATCACGGCGGTCGCGCTCGGCGGGACCCCGCTCTACGGCGGCCGCGGCGGCATGGTCGGATCCGCTCTCGGCGCCATCGTGCTGTACCTGATCCAGACGTTCCTGGGAGCGCTGAGCGTGGCACCGGAATGGCTCCCGGTCGTCTACGGCGGCATGCTTCTGCTCGGGGTTGTCGTCGGCTCGAGAGCAGCGGCACCTCGAATCGCGACAAGGCAAACGGCGGCGACGGCGTGA
- a CDS encoding sugar ABC transporter ATP-binding protein: MSEASRGGRTLPVLQPVLLRATGVAKSFGATQALRSASFELRAGEVHAIVGENGSGKSTLVKILTGVHRPDAGSMELDGAHVGWARTPNAALESGIAAVFQEVLVVEPRSVLENVWLGTDGLLRRTISERDKRRRATELLAELMEVPPRLNLPVEALSLSERQACCIARALVRDPAVLILDEATSALDIATRERLFGLLRQLAAQGAAVIFISHRMDEISEIADRCTVMRSGETVATLDRDQASAGELVRLMTGADHLTQKSARQETRRPHGATVLRTNGLVLRPGAAPINVEIRAGELVGLAGLEGHGQEAFLSALWGTGAVAGAVMREGDDGTIALTSSREAAREGVALVPRERRAEALLESKSVRENFALPTLRRDVRHGLVWPSLSRARLAPWIARLNIKLGDAEDPITSLSGGNQQKVVIARWLASDPRVLLLNDPTRGIDIAAKRDLYDLLISLAGEGVAIVMVSTEVDEHVELMDRVLVFREDELSCEIGRDALTREALVSAFFAHNRSEARHD; this comes from the coding sequence ATGAGCGAAGCCAGCCGCGGCGGCCGCACGCTGCCCGTCCTGCAGCCGGTCCTGCTGCGAGCAACCGGCGTCGCCAAGTCATTCGGAGCGACGCAGGCGCTGCGCTCGGCGTCGTTCGAGCTGCGCGCTGGCGAGGTCCACGCGATCGTCGGCGAAAACGGGTCCGGCAAGAGCACGCTCGTCAAGATCCTCACGGGCGTTCATCGTCCAGACGCGGGATCCATGGAACTCGATGGAGCTCACGTGGGTTGGGCGCGTACTCCCAACGCGGCGTTGGAAAGCGGGATCGCCGCGGTCTTCCAAGAGGTGTTGGTCGTCGAGCCACGCTCCGTGCTCGAGAACGTGTGGCTTGGGACGGACGGGCTGTTGCGCCGCACGATCTCCGAGCGCGACAAGCGGCGCCGCGCCACCGAACTTCTGGCCGAGCTCATGGAGGTGCCGCCACGGCTGAACCTGCCGGTGGAAGCGCTCTCCTTGAGCGAGCGCCAAGCGTGCTGCATCGCGCGCGCGCTCGTCCGGGACCCGGCCGTGCTGATCCTCGACGAGGCGACATCCGCGCTCGACATCGCCACACGCGAGCGGCTCTTCGGGTTGCTCCGCCAGCTCGCTGCACAGGGCGCCGCCGTGATCTTCATCTCGCACCGCATGGATGAGATCTCCGAGATCGCGGATCGCTGCACGGTGATGCGGTCCGGAGAGACCGTTGCGACGCTCGACCGTGATCAGGCGTCGGCTGGCGAGCTCGTCCGTCTGATGACGGGCGCTGATCATCTGACGCAGAAGTCGGCCCGCCAGGAGACGAGACGGCCGCACGGCGCGACCGTGCTGCGCACCAACGGGTTGGTGCTCCGCCCCGGCGCTGCGCCGATCAACGTCGAGATCCGCGCGGGCGAGTTGGTTGGGCTCGCAGGACTCGAAGGCCATGGACAGGAGGCGTTCCTCTCCGCGCTGTGGGGCACGGGGGCCGTGGCCGGCGCGGTGATGCGCGAGGGCGACGATGGCACCATCGCTCTGACCTCGTCCCGCGAGGCCGCGCGCGAGGGCGTCGCCCTCGTCCCTCGCGAACGGCGCGCCGAAGCGCTCCTCGAGTCGAAATCCGTGCGCGAGAACTTCGCGCTGCCAACGCTTCGGCGCGATGTTCGACATGGGCTGGTCTGGCCATCTCTGAGTCGCGCCCGGCTTGCACCGTGGATCGCCCGCTTGAACATCAAGCTCGGCGACGCGGAGGATCCGATCACGTCGCTCTCTGGCGGAAACCAGCAGAAGGTCGTGATCGCCCGCTGGTTGGCCTCCGATCCTCGTGTTCTGCTGCTCAACGACCCCACCCGCGGCATCGACATCGCCGCAAAGCGGGATCTCTACGACTTGCTGATCTCGCTGGCCGGCGAAGGCGTCGCCATCGTGATGGTGTCGACGGAGGTCGACGAGCACGTCGAGCTCATGGACCGCGTCCTCGTATTTCGTGAGGACGAGCTGTCCTGCGAAATCGGGCGCGACGCGTTGACGCGCGAGGCGCTCGTCTCGGCGTTCTTCGCGCACAACCGCTCCGAGGCCCGCCATGACTGA
- the msrA gene encoding peptide-methionine (S)-S-oxide reductase MsrA translates to MLFSNRNKLSVPSAEDALPGRDATIPVPNPHTVLGTPLTPPFPAGIEVAYFGLGCFWGAERAFWSLPGVYTTAVGYQGGSTPNPTYEEVCSGRTGHTEAVLVAYDPAEISYDDLLKAFWEAHDPTQGMRQGNDVGTQYRSAIYTVGEEQATAAELSQRRYDDALARAGKGEITTEVAPAGPFYYAEDYHQQYLSPSKNPGGYCSMTGTGVSCPIGVGVDAS, encoded by the coding sequence ATGCTTTTCTCGAACCGAAACAAGCTGTCCGTCCCGAGCGCGGAGGACGCGCTGCCGGGTCGCGACGCCACCATCCCGGTGCCGAACCCCCACACGGTGCTCGGCACCCCGCTCACGCCGCCGTTCCCCGCCGGCATCGAGGTCGCCTACTTCGGCCTCGGCTGCTTCTGGGGCGCCGAGCGTGCGTTCTGGTCGCTCCCGGGCGTCTACACGACGGCCGTCGGCTACCAGGGCGGCAGCACGCCGAACCCGACCTACGAGGAGGTCTGCTCGGGCCGCACCGGCCACACCGAGGCCGTCCTCGTCGCCTACGACCCCGCCGAGATCTCCTACGACGACCTCCTGAAGGCGTTCTGGGAGGCCCATGACCCGACGCAGGGCATGCGCCAGGGCAACGACGTCGGCACCCAGTACCGCTCCGCGATCTACACGGTCGGCGAGGAGCAGGCCACGGCCGCCGAGCTCTCCCAGCGCCGGTACGACGACGCGCTCGCGCGCGCGGGCAAGGGCGAGATCACGACGGAGGTCGCGCCCGCCGGACCGTTCTACTACGCCGAGGACTACCACCAGCAGTACCTCTCGCCGTCCAAGAACCCGGGCGGGTACTGCTCGATGACCGGGACGGGCGTCTCGTGCCCGATCGGAGTGGGCGTCGACGCGTCCTAG
- a CDS encoding IclR family transcriptional regulator, whose protein sequence is MRGAANPAYPIESVDRALSLILAFEDRDSITVTEASTLLDVSRSTAFRLLSVLQHRGFVRQDKRSKIFHRGPALRRVGLAAVQRSDVRAALRPLLERVVAEVDETAHLVVLQGSQAFFLDCVEGSKVVRATARLGTSFPAHLTSGGKVLLANLPPARLSDTLSGELHALTLNSKVSSGSVQRELTKVRRQGFAINDEESEAGVRAVSVLIPGAPERGIMDAAISVAGPSERLDEGRLLEIANVLASLIPA, encoded by the coding sequence GTGCGTGGCGCTGCGAATCCTGCCTACCCGATCGAGTCGGTCGACCGCGCGCTCTCGCTGATCCTTGCCTTCGAAGACAGGGACTCGATCACCGTGACGGAGGCGAGCACGCTCCTCGACGTGTCGCGATCCACCGCGTTTCGGCTTCTGAGCGTCCTGCAACATCGCGGGTTCGTCCGCCAGGACAAACGCTCGAAGATCTTTCATCGCGGGCCCGCCCTCCGTCGCGTCGGGCTCGCGGCGGTGCAGCGATCAGACGTGAGGGCCGCGCTGCGCCCGCTGCTCGAGCGCGTCGTCGCCGAAGTGGACGAAACCGCGCACCTCGTGGTCCTCCAGGGCAGTCAGGCGTTCTTTCTCGACTGCGTCGAAGGCTCGAAAGTCGTTCGCGCGACGGCTCGGTTGGGGACCTCGTTCCCCGCCCACTTGACCTCGGGCGGCAAGGTGCTTCTCGCGAACCTCCCTCCCGCCCGGCTCTCCGACACTCTGAGCGGCGAGCTCCACGCGCTGACGCTGAACTCGAAGGTCTCCTCGGGCAGCGTGCAGCGTGAGCTGACGAAGGTGCGGCGGCAGGGGTTCGCCATCAACGACGAGGAGAGCGAAGCGGGCGTCCGCGCCGTCAGCGTCCTCATCCCCGGGGCGCCCGAGCGCGGGATCATGGACGCGGCGATCAGCGTTGCCGGCCCATCGGAGCGTCTCGATGAGGGGCGCCTGCTCGAGATCGCCAACGTGCTGGCGAGTCTCATCCCGGCGTGA
- a CDS encoding RNA polymerase sigma factor, giving the protein MARRSSISDQHLAAAYRRDARRLLIWLTRRTYDGQLAVDLVGETYARAWESRARFSGDPDDEEALAAWTYGIARHVLADALRRGRTERAALQRLHVDPPQLAADEIARLEELAELGSLRATLAGALEDLSPEQRDAVRLRIVDELDYAAIARRLGISEDAVRARVSRGLRTLALAMEGTA; this is encoded by the coding sequence GTGGCCCGTCGTTCGTCCATCTCCGATCAGCACCTCGCCGCCGCGTATCGCCGTGATGCGCGGCGCCTGCTGATCTGGCTGACGCGCCGGACCTACGACGGCCAGCTCGCCGTCGACCTCGTCGGGGAGACCTACGCCCGCGCGTGGGAGTCCCGCGCACGGTTCTCGGGCGACCCGGACGACGAGGAGGCGCTCGCCGCCTGGACCTACGGGATCGCGCGCCACGTCCTCGCCGACGCGCTGCGCCGCGGCCGCACCGAGCGCGCCGCGCTGCAACGCCTGCATGTCGATCCGCCGCAGCTGGCGGCGGACGAGATCGCGCGGCTCGAGGAGCTGGCCGAGTTGGGGTCCTTGCGCGCGACGCTCGCCGGCGCGCTGGAGGACCTGTCCCCCGAGCAGCGCGACGCGGTGCGCCTGCGCATCGTCGACGAGCTCGACTACGCGGCGATCGCGCGGCGGCTCGGGATCTCCGAGGACGCGGTGCGCGCACGCGTGTCCCGCGGGCTGCGGACGCTCGCGCTCGCGATGGAGGGGACGGCATGA
- a CDS encoding substrate-binding domain-containing protein, translating to MGGLSACGDSSKPSSQPGSDVAAAVAAQAPSSGCGSYAAPPVSDPDGVVAAFPEAYQDAYRGFGEVRESAWHGFKAKQPPYTIAIVFAGTVNQFAVELLDDLKLQLARSPLVGDVVVSTTGQDLNVPLQLQQYNAAVARKPDLIITAPLQAEAFYGPVRKAAAAGIPTVSLIGHIDIPESLNVTENAFQMGAQTTSVIARLLGGKGQLLYVHGYRTVSADQATFAATKVVLKNCPGIKLVGDIDGAFVNATAKSETFKFLATHPAPIAAVQQTGGMSTGVLNAFTSTGRPVPIIGAIGAEKAMVSYWQEHRERYQTAGVGESAQSNAAAAVSIALRTLQGQGPKVNSFVPPVTLITNKNLEDWAEEGWTLSTAGNAPGPRSAYLPETYLDGLFEHGEAPKN from the coding sequence GTGGGGGGCCTCAGCGCATGCGGCGACTCGTCCAAGCCATCCAGCCAGCCGGGATCAGACGTCGCGGCCGCCGTCGCAGCGCAGGCACCCAGCAGCGGCTGCGGAAGCTATGCCGCTCCCCCCGTCTCCGATCCGGACGGCGTCGTCGCAGCGTTCCCTGAGGCCTACCAAGACGCGTACCGGGGCTTTGGCGAAGTTCGCGAGAGCGCGTGGCACGGCTTCAAGGCGAAGCAGCCGCCCTACACGATCGCCATCGTCTTCGCCGGAACGGTCAACCAGTTCGCAGTCGAGTTGCTCGACGACCTGAAGTTGCAGCTGGCGCGTAGTCCGCTCGTCGGCGATGTCGTCGTATCAACGACGGGGCAGGACCTCAACGTCCCGCTGCAGTTGCAGCAGTACAACGCCGCGGTCGCGCGTAAGCCCGACCTCATCATCACGGCGCCGCTACAGGCCGAGGCCTTCTACGGGCCGGTGCGCAAGGCCGCCGCCGCGGGCATCCCGACCGTGTCGCTGATCGGCCACATCGACATTCCGGAGTCGCTGAACGTCACCGAGAACGCCTTCCAGATGGGTGCGCAGACGACGTCGGTCATCGCGCGGCTCCTCGGTGGCAAGGGTCAGTTGCTCTATGTGCACGGCTATCGGACCGTCTCCGCCGACCAAGCGACGTTCGCCGCGACGAAGGTGGTCCTCAAGAACTGTCCCGGCATCAAGCTGGTCGGTGACATCGACGGCGCGTTCGTCAACGCAACGGCCAAGTCCGAGACGTTCAAGTTCCTCGCGACGCATCCGGCCCCGATCGCGGCGGTGCAGCAGACCGGCGGCATGAGCACGGGCGTACTCAACGCGTTCACGTCGACCGGCCGGCCGGTTCCGATCATCGGCGCGATCGGCGCCGAGAAGGCCATGGTCTCCTACTGGCAGGAGCACCGTGAGCGCTACCAGACCGCCGGCGTCGGCGAGTCCGCCCAGAGCAACGCCGCGGCCGCGGTGAGCATCGCGTTGCGCACGCTGCAGGGCCAAGGACCCAAGGTGAACTCCTTCGTCCCGCCGGTCACGCTCATCACGAACAAGAATCTCGAGGATTGGGCGGAGGAGGGCTGGACCCTCAGCACCGCGGGCAACGCACCCGGTCCGAGGAGCGCATATCTCCCTGAGACGTACTTGGACGGTCTGTTCGAGCACGGGGAAGCCCCCAAGAACTAG
- a CDS encoding WD40/YVTN/BNR-like repeat-containing protein: MTNIWFGLDEGLARVTLNGTAKAELTLKAGPVVRISADPLAPNLVYAATVDDGLFRSDDGGATWEQAGPGIGSLVWSMAVSYGERVNGAGVIYIGTEPSALWRSEDRGATFHELPALALQDIPSRPEWSFPPAPDTHHIESIAIDPGDPQKLLVGIELGGIFRSGDGGENWELCPDADPDAHTLLTHPGAPGRVYESGGMFYAETRDGGATWRRDLEGIPEEICYFDGAAVDPGDPETIVIVAAKDPYSGHAVPIPGFPVWSTLYRRVGDEPWQELTDGLPDREGTAMGFLTTSPDEPGAFYYTTITGDLYRSGDSGATWSNAELQWPADLPSPVIRCAGTVFGSGGPIGSLFAPSFGDGLDPALRLALMNLACGPQAQRRYVQLGSLQRACSTVEAHAPRVGELVSAGLLDEQQAAQLEELGSEVAKLRAASDDFMAERDAGPRDFLFGHALEDEGWHNLRHHARTLFTSLRETGSRSPAEV, translated from the coding sequence ATGACAAACATCTGGTTTGGCCTCGATGAGGGTCTCGCACGGGTGACGCTGAATGGCACGGCCAAGGCCGAACTGACGCTCAAGGCCGGACCGGTGGTCCGCATCTCCGCCGACCCACTCGCGCCCAACCTCGTCTACGCGGCGACCGTCGATGACGGACTGTTTCGCAGCGACGACGGCGGGGCGACATGGGAGCAGGCCGGTCCGGGGATCGGGTCCCTGGTGTGGTCGATGGCGGTCAGCTATGGCGAGCGAGTGAACGGCGCCGGCGTCATCTACATCGGCACCGAGCCGTCCGCGCTCTGGCGTTCCGAGGACCGGGGCGCGACCTTCCACGAGCTTCCGGCCCTGGCACTCCAGGACATCCCATCGCGTCCCGAATGGAGCTTCCCGCCCGCGCCCGATACCCATCACATCGAGTCGATCGCGATCGACCCGGGCGATCCGCAGAAGCTGCTCGTCGGCATCGAGCTCGGCGGCATCTTCCGCAGCGGGGACGGGGGCGAGAACTGGGAGCTGTGCCCCGACGCCGATCCCGACGCGCACACGCTCCTCACCCACCCTGGCGCTCCCGGTCGCGTCTACGAGTCGGGCGGCATGTTCTACGCCGAGACCCGCGACGGCGGCGCCACGTGGCGCCGTGACCTGGAAGGCATCCCCGAGGAGATCTGTTACTTCGACGGCGCGGCGGTCGACCCGGGGGATCCGGAGACGATCGTCATCGTCGCGGCTAAGGACCCGTACAGCGGGCACGCCGTCCCGATTCCCGGCTTCCCTGTGTGGTCGACGCTCTACCGCCGAGTCGGCGACGAACCGTGGCAGGAGCTGACCGATGGGCTCCCAGACCGTGAGGGAACGGCGATGGGCTTCCTGACGACGTCGCCGGACGAGCCGGGCGCCTTCTACTACACGACGATCACCGGAGACCTCTATCGGTCCGGCGACTCGGGAGCGACTTGGAGCAACGCCGAGCTGCAGTGGCCGGCCGACCTTCCGAGCCCGGTGATTCGCTGTGCGGGCACCGTTTTCGGATCGGGCGGGCCCATCGGCAGCCTGTTCGCACCCTCGTTCGGTGACGGCCTCGATCCCGCCCTGCGCCTGGCCCTGATGAACCTCGCGTGCGGGCCACAGGCCCAGCGCCGCTACGTTCAGCTGGGGTCGCTGCAGCGGGCGTGTTCGACCGTCGAAGCGCACGCTCCGCGCGTCGGCGAGCTCGTGTCGGCAGGCTTGCTCGACGAGCAGCAGGCCGCACAGCTCGAGGAGCTCGGCAGCGAGGTGGCGAAACTGCGCGCCGCCTCCGACGACTTCATGGCCGAGCGCGACGCGGGCCCGCGCGACTTCTTGTTCGGCCACGCGCTGGAGGACGAGGGATGGCACAACCTGCGCCACCACGCACGGACGCTGTTCACGTCTCTGCGCGAGACCGGCTCCAGGTCGCCGGCCGAGGTCTGA
- a CDS encoding zinc-dependent alcohol dehydrogenase, with the protein MLAARAYPDETLLRIEDVDLPTLGPHDVLVKVAAAGLSPLLADFARLASIGILPVPTTLGHEAAGTVEQVGDDVVTFAPGDRVRIHANLGCRNCEYCRTDREQMCHGASLFGGPVFGQDGRPLREHYRDGALAEFARTPDWLLDPLPAAVSFEVGAKVHTLANALRALKLSALDPGATLVVTAATGNMGAATIRLASLFGVTRLIAVARSRERLDALQSLVDQPVDAVALEELDEGWEEAQGLTEAIGRLAPSGVHSVVDYFSTGAGTWQAIAALRTGGTAAVMGINYSAPPMPTAALVANCWRIVGTRSCTRSDTRQIIDLLATGRLVADDLITHRYPLQDINKATAALRERREPMWMAIAKP; encoded by the coding sequence GTGCTTGCTGCGAGGGCATACCCCGACGAAACACTGCTCCGGATCGAGGACGTTGATCTCCCCACCCTTGGGCCGCACGACGTCCTCGTGAAGGTCGCGGCCGCGGGGCTGTCACCGCTGCTCGCGGATTTCGCGCGGCTTGCCAGCATCGGCATTCTCCCGGTGCCGACGACGCTGGGCCATGAGGCCGCCGGCACGGTCGAGCAGGTCGGCGACGACGTCGTCACGTTCGCGCCGGGCGATCGCGTCAGGATCCACGCAAACCTCGGCTGCAGGAACTGCGAGTACTGCCGCACCGACCGCGAACAGATGTGCCACGGGGCTTCCCTGTTTGGCGGCCCGGTCTTCGGGCAGGACGGACGCCCGCTGCGCGAGCACTACCGCGACGGCGCGCTCGCCGAGTTCGCGCGAACTCCCGACTGGCTGCTCGACCCACTGCCGGCCGCCGTCTCGTTCGAAGTCGGAGCGAAGGTGCACACGCTGGCGAACGCGCTGCGCGCGCTCAAGCTGTCCGCGCTTGATCCGGGCGCGACGCTGGTCGTGACTGCCGCCACCGGGAACATGGGTGCCGCCACGATCCGCCTGGCATCGCTCTTCGGCGTCACGCGCCTGATCGCTGTCGCGCGGTCACGCGAGCGGCTCGACGCACTGCAGTCGTTGGTCGACCAGCCGGTCGACGCGGTGGCGCTGGAGGAGCTGGACGAGGGCTGGGAGGAGGCGCAGGGACTAACCGAGGCGATCGGGCGACTCGCGCCGTCCGGGGTCCACTCGGTTGTCGACTACTTCTCCACGGGCGCGGGCACGTGGCAGGCGATCGCGGCGCTGCGAACCGGCGGCACCGCTGCGGTTATGGGGATCAACTACTCCGCCCCGCCGATGCCCACCGCCGCCCTGGTCGCCAACTGCTGGCGGATCGTCGGCACGCGCAGCTGCACACGCTCCGACACGCGCCAGATCATCGACCTGCTCGCGACCGGCCGACTGGTCGCGGACGACCTGATCACTCATCGCTACCCACTTCAAGACATCAACAAGGCAACGGCGGCCCTCCGCGAGCGACGAGAGCCGATGTGGATGGCAATCGCCAAGCCGTGA
- a CDS encoding IclR family transcriptional regulator, giving the protein MSDPTVPAYPIESVDRALTVILAFEETDSLTIVEASRLLGVSRSTAYRLLTVLEHREFVRQDKRTKSFHGGPALLRVGLAAVQRSDIRVALHPLLERVVAEVDETAHLVVLQNGDAFYLDCVEGSKMVRATSRVGSSLPAHVSAAGKVLLANLPLRRLDELLSGELRAVTRRSKVSANSVTRELNKVRKQGWAINDEESEIGLRAVAVLVDAAATGTGIDAAITVAGPSLRLTPERLLEIAAILSTCVVDFADGSP; this is encoded by the coding sequence ATGAGCGACCCGACCGTCCCCGCGTACCCGATTGAATCGGTCGATCGCGCGCTGACCGTGATCCTGGCCTTCGAGGAGACCGACTCGTTGACGATCGTCGAGGCGAGCCGGCTACTCGGCGTCTCGCGCTCGACCGCCTACCGGCTGCTCACCGTGCTCGAGCATCGTGAGTTCGTCCGCCAGGACAAGCGCACCAAGTCGTTTCACGGCGGCCCGGCGCTGCTGCGCGTCGGCCTCGCGGCAGTCCAGCGTTCCGACATCCGCGTCGCGCTTCACCCGCTGCTGGAGCGCGTCGTCGCAGAGGTGGACGAGACCGCCCACCTGGTGGTGCTCCAAAACGGCGACGCCTTCTACCTCGACTGCGTCGAAGGCTCGAAGATGGTTCGCGCGACGTCGCGCGTCGGGTCGTCGCTGCCAGCGCACGTCAGCGCTGCCGGCAAGGTGCTCTTGGCGAATCTGCCGCTACGCCGGCTCGATGAGCTGCTCAGCGGTGAGCTGCGAGCCGTCACGCGACGGTCGAAGGTGTCCGCGAACTCCGTGACGCGGGAGCTGAACAAGGTGCGCAAGCAGGGCTGGGCCATTAACGACGAGGAGAGCGAGATCGGGCTGCGGGCCGTCGCGGTGCTCGTCGATGCCGCGGCGACCGGTACCGGGATCGATGCGGCGATCACCGTCGCCGGACCGAGTCTGCGGCTCACCCCCGAGCGTCTCCTCGAGATCGCCGCGATTCTCAGCACCTGCGTCGTGGACTTTGCGGACGGCTCGCCGTAG